In Alicyclobacillus macrosporangiidus CPP55, a single window of DNA contains:
- a CDS encoding Uxx-star family glutaredoxin-like (seleno)protein, whose protein sequence is MLELYGTKGCPYTMELRESLQWDGEEFVEYDVEEDREALRRLVALTGGRTVPALVEGERVIQIGVGGRGCMVALPPDMKETSVYRGGG, encoded by the coding sequence ATGCTGGAACTGTACGGCACGAAAGGTTGTCCCTACACGATGGAATTGCGCGAGTCCTTGCAGTGGGACGGGGAGGAGTTTGTGGAATACGACGTGGAGGAGGACAGGGAAGCCCTGAGGCGTCTCGTGGCGTTGACAGGAGGCCGAACCGTGCCAGCCTTGGTTGAGGGTGAACGTGTGATCCAGATCGGGGTCGGCGGCCGCGGCTGCATGGTTGCGCTGCCACCTGACATGAAGGAGACGTCTGTGTACCGAGGTGGGGGTTGA
- a CDS encoding SIS domain-containing protein, with the protein MERLTEWVKERLHARNEVSLRFFPRESARLARACREMAERFLRGGRLLAFGRGVYTTDAQHVSVEFVHPVIVGKRALPALDLSMAFSEWVRASVQSDDIVMGFAPPEGDATVEEALAFARSKGALTFALPGKHGDYAVTPPDGDPFIHQEMIEILYHTLWETVHVFFEHRELGQEAGAASFLYPFLGSQRQDTSHVVVEVARSIEEKAKDVVRLRERVAEEESEQVVRAIRTMADRFGQGGKLIVFGNGGSATDANDWALEMVLPPEGLTPYPAVSLAMEPAILTALANDVGPDVMFLRQLIAQAGPHDVVVAISTSGGSKNVLMALEEARKRGLTTMALLGYDGGEVVRRALADVPIVVRSDYIPRIQEVQASVYHIIREGLERC; encoded by the coding sequence ATGGAACGCCTGACGGAATGGGTGAAAGAACGTCTCCATGCGCGAAACGAGGTCTCGCTGCGGTTTTTCCCCAGAGAATCGGCTCGCCTTGCGCGCGCGTGCCGAGAGATGGCAGAACGGTTCCTTCGCGGCGGCCGCCTGCTCGCATTTGGCCGGGGGGTGTACACGACTGATGCACAGCACGTGTCCGTCGAGTTCGTGCACCCTGTCATCGTCGGGAAGCGGGCTCTCCCGGCTCTCGACCTGTCCATGGCGTTTTCCGAATGGGTGAGAGCGAGCGTGCAATCGGATGACATTGTCATGGGTTTTGCTCCTCCGGAGGGGGACGCTACTGTCGAAGAGGCATTGGCGTTTGCTCGCTCAAAGGGTGCACTGACATTCGCATTGCCAGGAAAACATGGGGATTACGCAGTGACGCCACCCGACGGAGATCCGTTCATCCACCAAGAGATGATTGAGATTTTGTATCATACCCTGTGGGAGACGGTTCACGTCTTCTTCGAACATCGGGAGTTGGGGCAGGAGGCGGGCGCAGCGTCGTTCTTGTATCCGTTTCTTGGATCGCAACGGCAGGACACGTCGCACGTCGTGGTGGAAGTGGCTCGCTCGATTGAGGAAAAGGCCAAGGATGTCGTTCGGCTGCGCGAGAGAGTCGCGGAAGAAGAGTCGGAACAGGTGGTTCGGGCCATCCGGACGATGGCAGACCGGTTCGGCCAGGGAGGCAAGTTGATTGTCTTTGGCAATGGTGGCTCGGCGACAGATGCCAACGATTGGGCACTGGAAATGGTGCTCCCTCCGGAAGGGTTGACGCCCTATCCTGCCGTTTCTTTGGCCATGGAGCCGGCCATTCTCACGGCACTGGCAAACGACGTGGGACCAGACGTGATGTTTCTGCGCCAACTCATTGCCCAAGCCGGCCCCCACGATGTGGTCGTGGCGATTTCCACCAGCGGTGGATCGAAGAACGTACTGATGGCCCTGGAGGAGGCGCGAAAGCGAGGTTTGACGACCATGGCCCTGCTCGGGTATGACGGGGGTGAGGTCGTGCGCAGGGCGTTGGCGGACGTCCCCATCGTGGTTCGCTCGGACTATATTCCCCGAATTCAAGAGGTGCAGGCGAGCGTGTACCATATCATTCGTGAAGGCTTAGAGAGGTGCTAA
- the hypE gene encoding hydrogenase expression/formation protein HypE, with translation MTTTKIHFTDDHIGLAHGAGGKASRRLIEGLLVPYLVDGAPTELNDAAYLDVNGSRLAVTADSFVVKPLVFPGGSIGELAVNGTVNDLAMGGAKSLALLSTLILEAGLATSELEREVAAMARAAQRAGVSVVGGDTKVVEHGKADGMFITTAGIGLTDPRVHLSGQNVRPGDQVILSGPIGDHGITVLLARGELDLEADLTSDTRPLWPFVSALIDAAAPGLRWMRDPTRGGVATALNELARDAKVAVVLDEEAIPVRSTVRGACEILGMDPLHIANEGQFLAIVSPDYADVALESITRTPGGEGARRIGEIQEAPKRVVLARSRYGGTRVVDMLVGDPLPRIC, from the coding sequence ATGACGACCACCAAGATTCATTTCACGGATGACCACATCGGGCTGGCTCATGGCGCAGGCGGGAAAGCCAGCCGGCGGTTGATAGAGGGGTTGTTGGTTCCGTACTTGGTGGACGGCGCGCCGACTGAGTTGAACGATGCGGCGTATCTCGACGTGAACGGATCCCGCTTGGCCGTGACGGCGGACAGCTTTGTTGTAAAGCCGCTCGTCTTCCCTGGAGGGTCCATCGGAGAACTTGCCGTCAACGGCACCGTAAATGATTTGGCCATGGGAGGGGCGAAGTCGCTGGCGCTGCTGAGCACGCTCATTTTGGAAGCTGGCTTGGCGACGTCGGAACTGGAGCGCGAAGTGGCTGCCATGGCACGAGCCGCGCAGCGGGCCGGTGTGTCCGTGGTGGGCGGAGACACAAAAGTCGTTGAACACGGCAAAGCGGATGGCATGTTCATCACCACGGCGGGCATTGGTTTGACCGATCCGCGGGTGCATCTCTCCGGACAAAACGTTCGGCCAGGGGACCAGGTGATCCTTTCCGGGCCCATTGGAGATCATGGGATCACAGTCCTGTTGGCCAGGGGTGAATTGGATTTGGAGGCGGATCTGACGTCGGATACGCGGCCGCTGTGGCCGTTCGTGTCCGCGCTCATCGACGCCGCAGCGCCGGGTCTGAGGTGGATGCGGGACCCGACGCGCGGCGGCGTGGCCACGGCACTGAACGAATTGGCAAGAGACGCTAAGGTTGCCGTAGTGCTGGACGAAGAGGCGATTCCGGTACGTTCCACCGTCCGCGGTGCCTGCGAAATTCTGGGGATGGATCCTCTTCACATTGCCAACGAAGGTCAGTTTCTTGCGATTGTCTCACCAGACTATGCTGATGTCGCGCTGGAATCCATTACGCGAACACCAGGTGGAGAGGGTGCGAGACGGATTGGAGAGATTCAAGAAGCACCCAAGCGGGTCGTGCTCGCGCGTTCCCGGTACGGAGGCACGAGGGTGGTCGATATGCTCGTGGGGGATCCGTTGCCACGGATCTGTTGA